The genomic stretch AACGTTCGGTAATCCGACAATACCTGCTGTTAAAGCCATGTAATCTTCCACTCCTTAAGTGTCCTGACCAGCTTTGATCGGACAACTGGTCATAATAAATCTGTTTACTGAACACTCCGCCCAGAGTTAGGGAAGATGGGGCAGCACCGGTAACTGACTTGTGTTCAGCATGCCAGACAGCCGTTGCTTTGTCCAAGTAAACATACGTAATTCTAGAGTACACTATTCTGCCTAAAACAGCAAAAATATCTAGCAATTTTAGCCTTATTAACTCATTTACAAACAAGAAAGTTGATTTTAAATCAAAAAACAGAAAGCTTGTCCACTACCAGGTCGGACAGGCTCTCTGTTTCACGTGAAACATGTACTAGTTTGTCGTTTCTTCTTCTGCATGTTCTAAAACTTTTTTTAGCTTTGTCTCAAACTTCCTCCGAGGAACAAGCACGCTGTGACCACAGCCCTCACACTTGATTCGAATGTCCATTCCAAGGCGAATAATCTTCCAACGGTTCTCCCCGCAAGGATGAGCTTTTTTCATTTGTACGATGTCATTTAACTGGTAGACCTTATCACTCATGAGCTTCCCCCCTCATTGCACTTTCTGCCATAAGATCTGCTGCCTCTTGTTTATTATACATGACCAATCTTGGAGCCGGAATACTAATATTTCGCTGTAACAGTCTTGTTTTTATACGGTTTCTAGCTACCCTCGCCACACCAAAGTGTTCCATTGGCAGCGTCTCAATTATTGCACGCATAACGATATGAGAAGTTGATAATGTCTCAACACCAAGTAATTCTGGCGTTGATTGAATTTCCGGAAAATCAGCCGGCATTTCCAGCAGCACCTGCATGATGACTTCTTCTGCTACGTGTAGATCCGCTTCATATGGAATATTGATATCTAGTACCGCCAAACTATTATGCACAGAGAAATTTGTTACTTGTGTAATATTACCGTTCGGAATAATATGCAATTCTCCTGTCCAATTTCGTATCTTACAAGTACGCAGTCCTATCTCTTCTACGTCGCCGCGCACGCCAGCTGTCTGGACATTGTCGCCTACCGAAAATTGATTCTCAAATATAATAAAGAACCCGCTAATAACATCCTTTACTAAGTTTTGCGCTCCAAAACCAATCGCGAGGCCGGCAACTCCAGCGCTTGCAATTAAGGCGCCAATATTCAAACCTAATTGAGACAGCACCATGACGACAGCAGTGAAATACACAACGTAAGTAAGTACATTTTGAATGAGCTTTCTCAATGTATTTTCTCGCCGTTCCGATACAATTGGAGACTTGATTTTTGCTTTTTCACGAATTGAATTATGAAATGTTCTATCAACAATATTGTTACCTACCCGCACGACAATCATAGACAATATGATGATCATTATGATCTTAAAAGCAGCTAAGCCGATGGTTGTCCAGAGTTCAGCACTTGTCAAATAGTCATATATGGTTGTCCACTGCTCCTCTACATTCATGATCTGTTTCTCCTCAATAGTGTTTTCTTTTTATAGTATCAAAATTCTATTTCATTTTGTAATAATTTAATAGTGGATATACGAGGATTGCAGAAAGCAGGTAAAGATTAGCGAAACCGAATAACGGGTACATAAAAGCTATCAAGTCTGCGAAGCCAAGCTGTGTCAGCGGCAGCATAACGAAGACAAGAATAGCGGCTTGTATCCACAATGGTCCCTTAAAATTCTTCCGAAAGCGCGATACGATACCTAGTATTCCTGATACAGCAGATGTGTAGATGGCTAACCACAAGACAATACTAATGGCAATAAACACAAGGGAAGGGTAGTTTTTCAAGATATAAAACAAAGGGATATCATAATGAGGAATTGCATGACTGATATGCATTAAATCATTATTATACAAGTACGTAAGCGCACCTATAATAAGTCCGCTGCCAATACTTGCAATCCATAGCTCTCCTTTTGTCTTCATCTGGCTGCCAATTGCGCCAATAATGGCAACGACGGGCAAAATATTTAATGCAGTAAACGGGAAAGCAGCTCGCCAATTTGTTTGCACACGCCAATCATGAAGCAAGTTAATTTGTTCATGTTTTGTATAGATGATTAGCACGAGAACAAGCCCTCCAACTAAAAGCGGCAGGATATAGCTATTCATCGATACCACGCCTTTTACATTCGTGGTGAAGATTAAGATGATCATCACAGCAATAAATAAGATACCAAGCCAATTCGGAATCTGATACATCGTGCCTGTGGCTCCTCCAGCAGCAATCATCACTACTGTCACGGTAAACAAATAAAACACAATTAAAACATCATACACAGCAGCTAATCTCTTACCAATCAGTCGTTCCAGCACTGGAATGTAATGCACACTTTTTTCCTTATAACTGATATGCAGAATTACTTGGCTGCATAACGTGAACAGAATTGTAAAGATGACAATAGCCAGTCCGCTTCCAAAACCAAAAAATTGCCAAATTTCTCTTCCAGAAGCGTATCCTGCACCGATTAAAGTTGCCAATATTAGAAACATCCATTTTAGACCTGCAGCCCACATCACAGTCCCTCCAATTTTTAACTGACCACGTATAGAAAAAGCAGAAAAGCTATATACTATTACCAATATGTGTATGGAGGATAAGCTATGAGCCTGAAAAGAATATTTACGAAAAAAAAGGAGTTCCGCTGCGACTATCAAGATCCCCTTCTTATGAGTAAAGCTTATGAAACAATCAGCTCATGGATTCCTGATGATCGTGAGATTGTTGTGATTTGCATCGGGACAGATCGTTCAACTGGAGATGCACTAGGACCAATTATTGGTTCCTTCCTGACAGAAAAACCGCTTAGCAGACTTCATGTGTACGGCACACTAGAATCTCCTGTCCATGCTGTTAATCTTGTGGAACGTCTGCAGCTAATAGAGAAAAGACATCCAAATGCGTTCATCATTGCAATTGACGCTTGTTTAGGCAGAACTACATCAATAGGATCCATTATTGTTTCTCCTACTCCACTGCGTCCAGGGGCTGCCTTGAAGAAGAACCTTCCAGCTGTTGGAGATGCACAAATTACCGGTATTGTGAATGCCAGTGGCGACATGGAATACTTTGTCCTGCAAAACACACGTCTGCATCTCGTTATGCAGCTTGCTTATAAGATCAGTGCTTTATTGTTAGCTGTTGACCACAGACAGGTACCTATCCTATCTCCCGACAAAACTGCTGCCGAACATTGATACGTTTCACGTGAAACATACAAAAAAAGCCAAGAGAAACTTGCTTCTTCTCTTGGCTTTATCTATTCAGCACGTTTAAAATCCGTTCTAAATCTTCATCAGAAAAGAACTGGATTTCAATTTTACCTTTTCGCTTACCGCGGTGAATCGTCACATCTGTTCCAAATTGATTGCGAAGCTGTGATTCAGTTTGAACAAGGAAGATATCCTTCACTGATTTTTTCTTGTCTGTTTCAGACACATTATTGTTCAGCTTCATAATCAATTGTTCTACCTGCCGAACATTCAATGATTCAGTTCTTATTTTCTCTACTAACGGCTGCAATTTATTCTTATCTTTCAGCCCTAATATAGCTCGTCCATGCCCCATCGATAACTCTCCCTGATTGATCAAATCACTAATAGCAGGAGGCAGGGACAGCAAACGGACGAGATTAGCAATATGAGATCGGCTTTTCCCTAATCGCTTTGCTAAAGTCTCTTGTGTAATATCTAATTCATTCATTAGATTGAAATAAGCTTGGGCTTCCTCAATTGGAGTAAGATCTTCCCGTTGAAGATTTTCCAAAAGGGCAAGCTCCATCATCTTTTCGTCATCCAATGATTTAATAATCGCTGGAACTTTTTTCATTCCTGCTGCTTTAGCAGCACGAAATCGTCTTTCACCAGCTACAATCTCATAGCCTTTAATACTCTTGCGCACAATTAGCGGCTGCAGAATACCGTATTCTTGTATGGATTGCTTTAATTCTTCAATGGCTTCGGCTGCAAAGACTTTGCGCGGCTGATACGGATTTGCTCGGCAATCACTGATTGTAATTTCCTGAATTTGATCTTCTTCCTTCATTTCTAATTCCGGAAAGAAAGCATTAAGACCTTTCCCCAACCCTTTGGCCATGCGCCATCACTTCCTTTGCTAAATCTAAATAAACCTCTGCTCCACGTGACTTCGGATCGTAAATAATGATCGGCTGACCATGACTAGGCGCTTCTCCCAGCCTTACATTTCTTGGAATAATCGATTGATATACTTTATCTTGAAAATATTTCTTAACTTCTTCAATGACTTGAAGTCCTAAGTTTGTACGTGCATCGAGCATTGTCAGCAGGACGCCTTCTATCATCAAGTGTTTGTTCAAATGCTTTTGTACGAGACGAATGGTATTCAATAACTGACTAAGCCCTTCCAAAGCATAATACTCACATTGAACTGGTATGAGCACTGTATCGGCTGCTGTTAATGCATTCAATGTCAGCAACCCTAAGGAAGGCGGACAATCGATAATGACGTAATCATAGTTATCTTTCACACTATCAATTGCTTTTTTCAGACGAACTTCTCTTGAGATTGTCGGCACTAGCTCAATCTCGGCACCAGCAAGCTGAATCGTTGCTGGTATAACATCCAAATAGTCAACTGCAGTCGGTACAAGTACTTTTTCTGCTTCTAAATCTTCAACAAGGACGTTATACACACAATTTTCGACATCTGCTTTGTTTACACCAACACCGCTAGTAGCATTCCCTTGCGGATCAATGTCTACAAGCAATACTTTATTACCTAAAAAAGCCAGGCAAGCACTCAAATTGACGCTGGAAGTTGTTTTTCCAACACCGCCCTTTTGATTTGCTATTGCGATTACTTTGCCCAATGGTGTCACCTACCTCAAACTCAATACGTTTATTTTATCACTTTTTCACCTAAACCAACGGATAAATTCATAGATTTAAAAAAGTTGCTCACTTTTCCTATATAAAATCCCATCTTGCAGTAAGATGGGATCCTATGAAGGCGTACATATAGTTAAGATTTTTTCGGTATCTTAATTGTTATTTGATAATAATCGTCCAAGTCTTCTTCTTCTGTCTCCAAATTGATACCAGTATCAGAAACCATAGACAGCGACTGACGTATTGTGTTCATGGCGATGCGCATATCTTTGTTGACACCCTTCATTTTCGGCCGTTTCTTTTTCGGCGGTGCATGGACCATGCGGACGATACGTGCCTCTGTTTCTTTTACATTCAGTTCTTTTTCGATAATCTCCTGCAGTATAATTTCCTGCTTCTCTGCATCTTTTAATACAATGAGTGCGCGAGCATGCCGCTCTGTTATCTTCTTCTCTAACAGAGCTGTTTGTACTACATCAGGTAATTTCAACAATCGCATCTTATTCGCGATTGTTGATTGGCTTTTTCCAAGCCGCTGTGCCAATGCTTCCTGTGTTAAAGAATGCAGTTCCAGCAGACGCTCATATGCAAGAGCTTCTTCGATGACTGTCAATTCTTCTCGCTGTAAGTTCTCAATCAGTGCTACAGATGCCGTTTCTGTATCTGACATCTCACGGATGATGGCAGGTACAGTTTCCCACTCCAGCGACGTTACCGCACGCCAGCGTCGTTCTCCAGCAATTAACTCATATCCGCCCTCTGCTATTTTCCGCACGACAATTGGCTGAATAATACCATGTGTACGAATAGTCTGGGCCAATTCTTTGATTTTCTCTTCCTGGAAAACCGTTCTTGGCTGGTATTGGTTCGGAACAATGTCCTGTACCGGCAGGTTCATTACTTCATCCTGATGCACATCGTTCTCCGTTTCCGCTGAATCCGATTTATCACCTAGCCCAAAAATACGGCTGAAAGGGTGTAACATCCTCAGACACCACCTTTTTTACAATCCTAATCTAGCAAGCAGGTACATAAGGAATAGTAAATGTTTCACGTGAAACACGTATAAAAAGGCGCAGCAGTTCTCTTTAGAAGCTGCTGCGCTTGCATAAGCCGAGCCAGTTCCTTATCTACTATTTTAGCATAGATTGGTTGAGAATGGTAAGCTTGTATGGTACTTCATCTACTAATTTTCTTTTCCTTATTCGATTGGTTCACGATTCGGAACACCGGCTTTTCGCGGGTATTTCTTTGGTGTTTTTCGACGCTTAGCGATGACAGCGATATTCCGCTCCCCGCCCTCTTCCGGCAAATCAAATGTGAAGCTTTCCACCAATTCACCACCAAGCAGCTGGATAGCAGATGCAGCATCTTGCAGTTCCGCTTCCATATTCGGCCCTTTCATCGCAATGAAATGTCCCTTTGTTCGGCAAAGCGGCAGACAAAGTTCACTAAGGACAGACATCCTAGCCACAGCTCGAGCTGTTACTAAATCAAATGATTCCCGGAAGCTATCATTTTTCCCGAAATTCTCTGCTCGGTCGTGATAAAAAGCGACATTTGTTAATCCAAGCTTCGTCGCTAGCTCATTCAGAAAAGTAATTCGTTTCTTCAGCGAGTCGACAATTGTTACCTTCAGGTCTGGATAGATAATCTTTAGTGGAATACTTGGGAAACCGGCACCGGCACCTACATCACAAATACTTTCATCCCCTTTAAAATCAAAGAAGAAAGCTGCAGATATAGAGTCATAAAAGTGTTTCAAATACACTTCGCCTTTTTCCGTAATAGCCGTTAAATTCATTTTTTCATTCCACTCTACTAATAGAAGAAAATAGTCTTCTAACTGCTGCTTCTGCCGGTCAGATAGTGTGATTCCTTGCTGTTCCAATTGTTGTAGAAAATCTGTTTGGTTCATCCTGTACCTCTTTTCGACGGATTATTGGTTTGCTGCTTTTGCAGGGCCACCTTGTTCGATATAAACGAGCAGGATGGACACATCAGCTGGATTAACACCGGAAATACGAGAAGCTTGACCAACAGACAACGGACGAACTTCTTGCAGCTTCTGACGTGCTTCAGTGGCAAGTCCACTAACATCATCATAATTGATGATATCTGGAATTTTCTTGTTTTCCATGCGTTTCATACGGTCTACCTGCTGCATGGATTTAGCAATATATCCTTCATATTTCGTTTGAATTTCAACTTGCTCTTTTACGTCAGCTGGCAGTTCTTTATCAGCTGGCACAATTTTTTCCAGCAAGCTGTACTTGATTTCCGGACGTTTTAACAAATCTGAAGCGCGCTGTGCTTCTTTCATGACAGATCCTACTTCTTCCATCAGCTCCAGCACATGCGGTTCTGTTTTGATAATAATTCCTTCCAAGCGTTTGCGTTCTTCTTCAATCAAGCGTTTCTTCTCTTGGAAGCGCTCATAGCGTTCCTCACTAATTGTACCGATTTGATGACCTATTTCAGTCAAACGCATATCGGCATTATCATGACGAAGCAGCAAGCGGTATTCCGCACGTGATGTAAGCAAACGGTAAGGTTCATTTGTTCCTTTCGTTACCAAGTCATCAATTAGAACACCAATGTATGCTTGGGAGCGGTCAAGGATAACAGGATCTTTTCCAAGTGCTTTCGCAGCAGCGTTGATTCCCGCCATGATACCTTGGCCCGAAGCTTCTTCGTAGCCGGACGTACCGTTAATTTGACCGGCTGTATAAAGGCCGGCGATTTTCTTCGTTTCCAATGTTGGCCAAAGCTGCGTTGGTACCATTGCATCATACTCAATGGCATAGCCGGCACGCATAATTTCTGCGTTTTCCAGTCCCGGGATAGTTTGCAGCATGTCTTTTTGGACATATTCAGGTAAGGAAGTCGACAATCCTTGCACATATACTTCTTCTGTATTGCGTCCTTCAGGCTCCAAGAAGATTTGGTGGCGCGGTTTATCGTTGAAACGCACAACTTTATCTTCGATGGATGGACAGTAACGCGGGCCCGTACCTTTGATCATACCGGAATACATTGCAGACAATCCTAGGTTCTCGTTAATAATGTTGTGTGTAAATTCATTTGTATACGTCAGCCAGCAAGGAATTTGGTCGGTAATGAATTCTGTTGTTTCATAAGAGAATGCCAAAGGCTCATCATCACCTGGCTGAATCTCTGTTTTGGAATAGTCGATAGATCTGCTGTTAACACGTGGTGGTGTACCTGTTTTAAAGCGAACCATTTCAAAACCAAGTTCTTCTAAGTGCTCAGATAATGTAACGGATGCACGCTGGTTATTCGGACCGCTCTCATAAGATACATCGCCGATGATTACACGGCCACGCATAAATGTTCCGGTTGTAATAACAACTGTTTTCGCGTAGTAAGCTGCCCCTGTTTCGGTAATCACACCTTTGCAGACGTCGTTTTCCACAATCAGACGCTCTACCATCCCTTGACGCAATGTCAGGTTTTCCTGACTTTCCAGTTGTTTTTTCATTTCTGTAATATACAGCGGTTTATCCGCTTGTGCACGCAACGCTCGAACAGCAGGGCCTTTTCCTGTGTTAAGCATGCGCATTTGAATGTGTGTTTTATCAATTACTTTTCCCATTACGCCGCCAAGTGCATCTATTTCACGCACGACAACACCTTTTGCAGGGCCGCCGACGGATGGATTACACGGCATGAATCCTGTCATGTCAAGGTTCATAGACAGCATTAGAGTGTTTGCACCCATTTTTGCTGCACCAATACCAGCTTCACAGCCAGCATGTCCTGCACCTATGACGATGACATCGTAATGTCCGGCATCGTATGTCATGTTCATTCTCTCCTTTTTTATTTACCTAAACAAAACTGTGAAAACAGCTGATCAATTAAACTTTCATGCACGGTATCCCCGATAATTTCACCGAGCAATTCCCATGTGCGTGTTACATCTATTTGGACAATATCCATCGGCATTTGCATTTCAATGCCATTCATTGCTTCCTGCAGCGAAGATAATGCTTGCTTGAGCAATTGAATATGCCGTACGTTCGATATATAACTCAAGTCGCCGCCATCAATTTCTCCTGCAAAGAAGGTATCTTTGATGGCTAGCTCCAATTCATCAATTCCCTTTTCCTCTATAAGCGCTGTTGTGATGACAGGACGGTCTCCTGCCAGCTTTTGCACTTCTTCCAAATCGATTCTCTGCGCAAGGTCTGTCTTGTTTACAATAACAATGACATCAAGTCCTTTAACAGCTTCGAATAAATGTCGATCTTCATCAGAGATGTCTTCACCATTATTCAGCACAAGTAAAATAAGATCACTTTGCTTCAATACTTGGCGAGAGCGCTCTACACCAATTCTTTCGACGATATCTTCTGTTTCCCGAATACCTGCTGTATCCACAAGCTTTAATGGAACACCACGTACATTGACATATTCTTCGATTACGTCTCGCGTAGTTCCTGCAATTTCTGTGACAATCGCCTTATTTTCGTGCACAAGTGCATTCATCAAGGAAGATTTTCCTACATTCGGACGGCCAATAATCGCAGTAGCCAGACCTTCACGCAAGATCTTGCCTTGCTTCGCCATCTCCAGCAGTTTCTCAATTTCTTTATACACATATTGTGTTTTCTCAATCATCATATTGTGCGACATCTCTTCTACATCATCGTACTCTGGATAATCAATATTCACTTCTACGTGTGCTACCGTCTCCAGCAGTTCCTGACGCAGCTGCTGAATGAGTCGGGAAAGTCTGCCATCCATTTGTTTTAGTGCCACATTCATCGCTCTGTCCGTCTTCGCGCGAATAAGATCCATAACAGCTTCTGCCTGGGACAAATCAATCCGGCCATTTAAGAACGCACGTTTTGTAAATTCTCCTGGTTCTGCCAGGCGTGCTCCTTCTTGCAACGCAAGCTCTAGTACACGATTAACAGAAACAAGACCACCGTGACAGTTTATCTCCACAACGTCTTCCCGCGTAAACGTTTTTGGAGCTTTCATAACAGAGACCATTACTTCTTCTGCAACTTCCCCAGTTACAGGGTCAATCAGCTTGCCATAATGAATGGTATGGCTAGGCACAGTCTTCAATGCCTTACCATCAAAAAGCTTTGCAGCAATTTCTACTGCTTCTGGCCCGCTTAGCCGCACAATGGCAATTGCCCCCTCTCCAACTGGAGTTGAGATAGCTGCAATTGTTTCATGCTGCATGCTTTTCACCTCTTTCTATTATTGTTCAGTTCATCTATTTATCCACAGTTTAATCCTGTGTTTGTGTTTATACTCACTAACTTATAAGAATAGCACATTTGTCTATTAAAAAGAAAGATATCCACAACAAAAAATACACTTACTAGGTTGTCAAAAATTGTCCACATGTGAATAAAGCACACAAAAATAAGCCTTGGCTATTGCCAAGACTTATTCTGTGATGGTTGGATAATGAGATAGCGATTAGGTTCTTTCCCTTTCGAATCTGTCTCAACATTCTGTTGTTTCTGCAGCACAGCATGGATGATCTTCCGTTCGCTCGCCGGCATTGGTTCCAGAGGTATCGCTTTTTGCAGCGCTAATGCCTTACTGGCAGCATTCACTGCTAGCTTTTCAAGCGTTTCCCGTCTTTTTGACCGATATCCTTCCGCATCGACGGTAACTGTAACATGATATGCTTTTTGCTGGTGCAGATATTGTTCGACGAGTTGCTCCAGTGCATTAAGCGTCTGTCCTCGTTTCCCAATTAATGTACCGAGATTTTCTCCGCTAAGCGTAAACATCACATGCTTTTTCTTTCGGTTGGTGATCTCCACCTGGACATTCGGCTGCAGGTGACCGATCACACTTTCCAAATAGGTTTTTGCTGCTTTCATAACATCTGTTTTTATCGCGACTTTTACTACAGCCGGTTTGGCACCGAATAAACGAAGAAAACCTTTGCTTCCTTCATCAATGATGGTTACTTCAACATCTTCTTTGGCAGCATGCAGCTGCTGAAGTGCCGATTGAATGGCATCATCTACGGTTTTACCGCGAGCAGTGAGCTGTTTCATTACTTTTTGCCATCAGCTTGCTGCTTGTTCCCCGCCATCATTGGTTTGTTAATCAATAATGTTTGGGCCACCATAAAGATGTTACCAACTACCCAGTACAATGCTAGAGCAGAAGGCAGGAACAAGGCAAAAACAGTAATCATAACTGGCATGATATAAAGCATCATTGTCATTTGCGGATTAGCCGCCATCGCTGTATTCCCAGCCATCATTAACTTCTGCTGCAAGAATGTTGCTAACCCTGCAACAATTGGCAAGATGAAGTATGGATCGGGCTGGCCTAGCTGCACCCATAAGAAATCATGTTCTTTAATTGCTTCCGTTCTGCTGATTGCTTGATAGAACGCAAGTAAAATTGGCATTTGAACGATGATTGGCAGACAGCCCGCCAGCGGGTTAACACCATGACGCTGGAATAGCTGCATCGTTTCCTGCTGAAGTTTTTGTTGTGTGTTTGCATCTTTGGAACTGTATTTCTTTTGCAGCTCTTTTAATTCCGGCTGAATCTCCTGCATCGAACGGGAGCTTTTCAGCTGTTTAATATTAAGCGGCAGCAATATTAGGCGGATAATCACCGTTACAATGATAATTCCTAAGCCATAGTTTTCATTGAACAATTCAGCAAAGTAGCGAATTACTTCGGATAAAGGAAAAATTGCATATTTATTCCAAAATCCAGTGCTTTCCGATGTGATCGGCTCCGAGTTCGGCGCACAACCTGCCAAGGCTGCGACAAGCAGCACGAGCGCTAACGCTAATATACCTTTTTTACGCACCATGTTTCCTCCTTAACTTCCTTACATAAGACTCTCTCTATTCTGTATCTTTATTATGGTTTTTCGTCTGCTTCAGAAGACGCGGTTTCCACAACACGTGGATCAAGCTTTTTTTCAGCTCATGGTATGACATATCTTTTGCTGGCTGTCTCGCAATGACAATATAATCATAGCCGCCAGCCACCTGCTCGTCCAATTCATGGAAAGCCTGTCTTAAATAGCGCTTTATCTTGTTACGCATAACAGCGTTTCCAAGTTTTTTACTGACAGACAGACCAATACGGAAATGCGCATCTCCGTTATCCTGCTTCTTATAATATAGAACGA from Terribacillus sp. DMT04 encodes the following:
- the spoIIIJ gene encoding YidC family membrane integrase SpoIIIJ, which gives rise to MVRKKGILALALVLLVAALAGCAPNSEPITSESTGFWNKYAIFPLSEVIRYFAELFNENYGLGIIIVTVIIRLILLPLNIKQLKSSRSMQEIQPELKELQKKYSSKDANTQQKLQQETMQLFQRHGVNPLAGCLPIIVQMPILLAFYQAISRTEAIKEHDFLWVQLGQPDPYFILPIVAGLATFLQQKLMMAGNTAMAANPQMTMMLYIMPVMITVFALFLPSALALYWVVGNIFMVAQTLLINKPMMAGNKQQADGKK
- the rnpA gene encoding ribonuclease P protein component produces the protein MKKEYRIKKNEAFQEVFQKGRSFANRQLVLYYKKQDNGDAHFRIGLSVSKKLGNAVMRNKIKRYLRQAFHELDEQVAGGYDYIVIARQPAKDMSYHELKKSLIHVLWKPRLLKQTKNHNKDTE